GCCAGCGTCTGGGTAAAGGTCAGGGATTCGCCGAGGAACACCATCCCGGACATCGCCGCCAGGGCAGGCTCCATGCTCATCAGCGTGCCGAAAATGCGCGTTGGCAGACGCGTCAGGGCAATCATCTCCAGCGAGTAGGGGAGGGCGGTGGAGAGCACCGCTACCGCCAGCCCCACCGGCAGGATCGACCACTGCCAGATGGATTCGGTGGCCTGGGCCATGCCCAGCGGAACGAAGATGATGGCGGCAATGAGCGAACCCAGCGCCACGGTGGCCGGGCCATGCTCCTCGCCGGCACGCTGTCCGGTGAGAATATAGATAGCCCAGCAGGCACCGGCCCCCAGCGCCAGCGCCGCGCCGGTGAGATCAACGTGCGAGACGTCCTGGCCCAGCGGCAGCAGAAACCACAGGCCAAGTACCGCCAGCACCACCCAGATAAAGTCCACCGGACGGCGGGAGGAGAACAGGGCCACTGCCAGCGGACCGGTAAACTCCAGCGCCACGGCGATCCCCAGCGGCACCGTTTGAATCGACAGGTAGAAGAGGTAGTTCATCGCCCCCAGCGACAGCCCGTAAAACAGCAGGGGCAGGCGCTGCTCTTTTTTGAAGCGCAACCGCCAGGGTTTAAAAATCACAACCAGGATCAGGGTGCCGAGCGCAATACGCAGCGCCGTCACGCCAGGGGCGCCTACCACCGGGAAGAGCGATTTTGCCAGCGAAGCGCCGCTCTGTATGGAGAGCATGGCGATGAGAATGACGATTACGGGCAACCAGACTGGCGCCCTGCGAGACAACCCAGGCATCCTTTCTCCTGTCAATTTCTGTCAAAGGAAGTAAAGAGAGGGAGTGTAAAGGAAATAACGCCGTGCGGTTGAGACTTCGTTGAAAAAAAGTCGTCGTAAATCCGTAAAATGGCGGTCATACGACAGGCTGATTTCTGTAACAGATTAGGAATTGTCTGGATGAATGTATTGTGACTGGCGCGCACTATTAGTGAAATGAAACACAAATGTGGTGTTTTTTGAATAAGATAGCTGCTGGTGGAAATGTTTAGTTACATGAAAACCCGCGTTAGACATCACGAATCACAAAGAGTTTCACAAGTTTTTTTGATATATTTAAAACTTACGGATTTACTTGAAGCACATTTGAGGTGGTTATGAAAAAAATTGCATGTCTTTCAGCACTGGCAGCTGTTCTGGCTGTTTCCGCAGGTTCCGCAGTCGCAGCGACCTCTACCGTAACTGGCGGTTACGCTCAGAGCGATATGCAGGGCGTGATGAATAAAACCAACGGTTTCAACCTGAAATATCGCTACGAGCAAGATAACGACCCACTGGGTGTTATCGGTTCCTTCACCTACACTGAGAAAGATCGTAACGATAACGGTGCTTACAATAAAGCTCAGTACTACGGCATCACTGCAGGTCCAGCTTTACGTCTGAACGACTGGGCAAGCATCTACGGTGTTGTGGGTGTTGGCTACGGTAAATTCCAGCAGACTGAAAACCAGGGCTTCAACCGCTCTGCAACCAACAGCGACTACGGCTTCTCCTATGGCGCAGGTATGCAGTTCAACCCAATGGAAAACGTTGCACTGGATGTCTCCTATGAGCAGAGCCGCATCCGTAACGTTGACGTTGGCACCTGGATCGCGGGCGTCGGTTACCGCTTCTAATCACTTCGGTGAGCCAGTAAAAAAACCCGCTTCGGCGGGTTTTTTGTTTTTATCCCTCTCCCTGTGGGCTGAGGGATCCCCACAAAAAAAGTGGCACGATGTGCTCCCTCTCCATTCAGGGAGAGGGCTGGGGTGAGGGGGAATATGCGACTGTGGTGGTGGTTCCGTTCACTGTATGTTTTGCGCTCCTCTGTCAGCCGCGTCACCTGTGAACGTGCTAAGTGGGCTCGCCGCCGCCCCCTTAGCAATCCCGGCTCCCGGCAAAGAAAATCGCCGCTTCGCGGTTCCCTCAGCTTATTCCTTTCGGCTATCGGGTCGGGCGTGATCCTACATCCCTGTAGGTCACGCCCTCTCGGCGCGTCCCTGCGCCTCGCCCCGGCCTGCGGTCAACGCTTCGGCGATTTTCAGCCGGACCAGGGAGTCGCTGTAAGTCGTTTATTATTCTGTGGTTATGTTATTGCTTTGAGAGCAAAAATTTATCGGCTCTTCGTCTCAAACACATCCGTCCCCAGATGGTTGTAATCCACTTTCTGCAGCTTAAAGTTGGTCACATACACCGGCGGTGCCTTGTCGTTCGACAGGAAGCGGTACTTGTTGTCGATCTCTTTGGCGCTGATCCCCGTCCACTGCGAGAAGAAGCTTAAGAAATCATTCGCCGAGCGGCGCGCTTTGATAATGCGATGGGCCTTATCATCACTCGACAGCACCATAAACGGCACCTGGAAGTTCTGCTGGAATGCGTCGTCGTGCGCCAGATACTGCACCTCTTTTCCGCGCTCTTTGAACGCCAGCCCGTGATCGGAGAAATAGACCATCGAGAAACTCTCACCGGTATTTTGCAGCTGGGCATAAAGCTTGCTGAGCAGGTCGTCGGTTTGCGTCATGGTGTAGAGGTAGCACGAGGTCTCTTTCGACTGCACGAAATCGGCATATTTCCCCTGGGTTCGATCGCAGGCCTGCGGGTGCGAACCCATCAGATGCAGCACGATCAGCTGCGGCTGGGTACGATGGCTGCTGAAGACCTGTTCGGTCATCTTCAGTAACGCCTCATCCCGGGTGTTTTTATCCGCCTCAAAATCCCCGCTTTTCAGGAAATGCACTTCGTCCGCGCGTTTGGCGATGCTGGCGATGGCCGTATCGTACTCGCCAATCTGCCCCTGGTTGGAGAACCACCAGCTCTGGAAGCCCGCGCGGTTCGCCAGGGTGACGAAGTTATCCTGATACTGCGGCTTATTGTCCACCACCCGGTTAAGGGTCAGCCCGAGCGACTTCTGCGTGGAACCGCTGGCGGCGATGTAGTCGGTAAACAGGGTGCCGTTAACCTTGCTGGCAAACGGGGTGTTATCCCAGTGGCCGCCAAAGGCACCCAGCGCGTCGCGGCGGGCGCTTTCACCGATCACCACCATATAGATGTGATACTTCGGCTTCACCGCCAGCACGTTCCAGGTGTCCTTCATCTGCGACAGCTCGGCCATCCGGGTCTGCTCTTCAACCACTTCCTGGTTGTTCACTACCACATCTTTGACAAAGCGAAACACCGGATAGCCGGTATCTTTCAGCTTGAACACCCCGCCCCAGGCCAGGTTCTGCACCGGGGCGACAAAAAAGGCCACCACGCTGAACACCAGGCACAGGCTGTCGATCTTGCCCCACGCGTTTTTAGGCTGCGGTTTACGCCGCACGGCAATCACGCCCAGCGCAAAAATAAACAGGGCGACGATATAGCTGTACCACGGGAAGATGGTGAGGATCTCCGTCGACTCTTCCATGTTGGTGGAGTGCATCGCCAGCAGAGTATTAAAGTTTGGCGCGCCGTAGGCCTGACCAAAGGGGAAATACATTGCCGCCACCAGGGAGCAGATCCCGACCACGCCTTTTTGCAGGCGCGGGGCGCCGAGCCACAGCAGATGCAGGACACAGGTGAAGGCGACGGCATACAGCAGGCTGAATTCGTAGCCCAGGGCAAAGTTAATCAGCAGCGACTGTAAAAAATAGAATCCCGTCCACGGGCTTAAGGCCCGGCTGCGGGTAATGAGCGTGTCTTTCAGGGTTAAATTCATAGGTCACTATCGTGAAAACGCCATGTGCTCACCCTGGCGCCAAGGGTCAAAACCTGCCTGAGAATGCGTAGAAGGGGGATTGAGGTCCGCATCTGCGAGCCGCAAAAAGTGCAGGGCTGCAAGAAGATAGAGCCAGCGAGGTATAACGTCAACAGATATAAAGGGGATGTTTTGCGAAGGGGGCTGCAATTCCGTAAAAAAATCGGGGAATAAGCTTCCGCCGGAAAGTATAGCGGCGATAAATGACAGAAAAATGAAGCGGCGTACCGCGACGCCGCTTAGTGGGTGGGTTTGTTCTGCTCTGGCTTGCCGTTAATGATGTCGCAAATCATATTCAGCAGCATTAAGCGTACTTTAAAGGGAGAGTGGCTAAACACGCGCATACACCTCTTGAATTCGTTCATGATGACCTCCTGCGGGTTGATCCCTTCGATCCGTGAAGGGTGACTGCATTACATACAGATATAGCACAGGCTATATTATATGGCTATGGCTATATCGTTAATTTTTTGTGCTTGTCTACCGATGGTTTACAATGTCCGCTTATGCATTGATACGCTTGATGTGTCATCGGATTGAGGAAGCACAATGAACCGCCGTGCAGGTAAACCAACAACAAAAAAAATGACGCAACTGGTCAATGTAGAAGAGCATGTCGAAGGGTTTCGCCAGGTTCGCGAGGCGCATCGTCGCGAACTGATTGATGACTATGTGGAGCTGATCTCAGATCTGATCCGCGAGGTGGGGGAGGCCCGTCAGGTGGATATGGCCGCGCGTCTTGGCGTCTCCCAGCCAACGGTGGCAAAAATGCTCAAGCGCCTGGCAACGGTAGGCCTGATCGAAATGATCCCCTGGCGCGGCGTGTTTCTGACCCCGGAAGGGGAAAAGCTGGCGCAGGCGAGCCGCGAGCGCCACCAGATTGTCGAAAACTTCCTGCTGGTGCTCGGCGTCAGCCCTGAGATTGCCCGCCGGGACGCCGAAGGGATGGAACATCACGTCAGCGAAGAGACGCTGCAGCAGTTCCAGGCCTTTACGCTGAAATACGGATCCTCCGTAGAATGACCCTGCCTGGCCTGCGGGCGCTGGCCCGCGATCGTTTCTTTCATTTACTGCTGATTGTTGGGGCTGGGCTCAGTTTTCTGGTGCCCTTCGCGCCTGAGCGCTGGCCTGCCGCCATCGACTGGCACACCATTATTACCCTCGCCGGGCTGATGATGCTGACC
This DNA window, taken from Leclercia adecarboxylata, encodes the following:
- the rhtA gene encoding threonine/homoserine exporter RhtA, encoding MPGLSRRAPVWLPVIVILIAMLSIQSGASLAKSLFPVVGAPGVTALRIALGTLILVVIFKPWRLRFKKEQRLPLLFYGLSLGAMNYLFYLSIQTVPLGIAVALEFTGPLAVALFSSRRPVDFIWVVLAVLGLWFLLPLGQDVSHVDLTGAALALGAGACWAIYILTGQRAGEEHGPATVALGSLIAAIIFVPLGMAQATESIWQWSILPVGLAVAVLSTALPYSLEMIALTRLPTRIFGTLMSMEPALAAMSGMVFLGESLTFTQTLALCSIIAASMGSTLTLRRESKVEEVDIR
- the ompX gene encoding outer membrane protein OmpX, with the protein product MKKIACLSALAAVLAVSAGSAVAATSTVTGGYAQSDMQGVMNKTNGFNLKYRYEQDNDPLGVIGSFTYTEKDRNDNGAYNKAQYYGITAGPALRLNDWASIYGVVGVGYGKFQQTENQGFNRSATNSDYGFSYGAGMQFNPMENVALDVSYEQSRIRNVDVGTWIAGVGYRF
- a CDS encoding phosphoethanolamine transferase is translated as MNLTLKDTLITRSRALSPWTGFYFLQSLLINFALGYEFSLLYAVAFTCVLHLLWLGAPRLQKGVVGICSLVAAMYFPFGQAYGAPNFNTLLAMHSTNMEESTEILTIFPWYSYIVALFIFALGVIAVRRKPQPKNAWGKIDSLCLVFSVVAFFVAPVQNLAWGGVFKLKDTGYPVFRFVKDVVVNNQEVVEEQTRMAELSQMKDTWNVLAVKPKYHIYMVVIGESARRDALGAFGGHWDNTPFASKVNGTLFTDYIAASGSTQKSLGLTLNRVVDNKPQYQDNFVTLANRAGFQSWWFSNQGQIGEYDTAIASIAKRADEVHFLKSGDFEADKNTRDEALLKMTEQVFSSHRTQPQLIVLHLMGSHPQACDRTQGKYADFVQSKETSCYLYTMTQTDDLLSKLYAQLQNTGESFSMVYFSDHGLAFKERGKEVQYLAHDDAFQQNFQVPFMVLSSDDKAHRIIKARRSANDFLSFFSQWTGISAKEIDNKYRFLSNDKAPPVYVTNFKLQKVDYNHLGTDVFETKSR
- the mntS gene encoding manganase accumulation protein MntS, which codes for MNEFKRCMRVFSHSPFKVRLMLLNMICDIINGKPEQNKPTH
- the mntR gene encoding manganese-binding transcriptional regulator MntR; this encodes MNRRAGKPTTKKMTQLVNVEEHVEGFRQVREAHRRELIDDYVELISDLIREVGEARQVDMAARLGVSQPTVAKMLKRLATVGLIEMIPWRGVFLTPEGEKLAQASRERHQIVENFLLVLGVSPEIARRDAEGMEHHVSEETLQQFQAFTLKYGSSVE